A region of Thermococcus piezophilus DNA encodes the following proteins:
- a CDS encoding DUF4350 domain-containing protein, with amino-acid sequence MNKTIKYLVLILLIFTLITMPLTVPLFKSSTQYSMFNTNWDGISNFVKLAYGEGKRVAPIFESFDMASISENSGVLVIVGPNMAFTDAEIEQIKTFLERGNTLFIADDFGTGNEILRALNLSVSISNYPLRDFFYEKDDRIIVSVRIENPLLARNVTRIVTNEPSAVFVTGGSEVYASKVAMIKFQRRQYPLMTEVEYGNGRVVILADPDILINQLYGENEPFLRNLIEYLGGDTFYIDEAHHPDFNLYTAGTVTIKRLLPKDIVIRLILVIGILILLKELGIFRAVGRLLWKPVSRFFRRKESPEELALALARERGWDEKEIIEMLERMGG; translated from the coding sequence GTGAATAAAACCATAAAGTACCTCGTTCTTATCCTACTAATCTTCACCCTCATCACCATGCCGCTGACGGTACCCCTGTTCAAGAGCTCCACCCAGTACAGTATGTTCAACACAAACTGGGACGGGATTTCAAACTTCGTCAAGCTTGCCTACGGAGAGGGGAAACGGGTCGCTCCCATCTTCGAATCCTTCGACATGGCCAGCATCAGCGAGAATAGCGGTGTTCTAGTCATAGTCGGCCCCAACATGGCCTTCACTGATGCCGAGATAGAGCAGATTAAGACCTTCCTGGAGCGTGGAAATACCCTCTTCATAGCCGACGACTTCGGCACGGGCAACGAGATACTAAGGGCCCTCAACTTGTCAGTGAGCATATCCAACTATCCTCTCCGCGACTTCTTCTACGAGAAGGATGATAGGATCATAGTCTCCGTTAGGATAGAGAACCCCCTTCTGGCAAGAAACGTCACGAGAATAGTCACAAATGAGCCCTCAGCAGTTTTCGTGACGGGAGGCAGTGAGGTCTACGCAAGCAAGGTGGCTATGATAAAATTCCAGAGGAGGCAGTACCCGCTCATGACTGAAGTCGAATACGGGAATGGAAGGGTCGTAATCCTGGCAGACCCGGATATACTGATAAACCAGCTCTACGGCGAGAACGAGCCTTTCCTAAGGAACCTCATCGAGTACCTCGGAGGAGATACCTTCTACATAGACGAGGCCCATCACCCGGACTTCAACCTGTATACCGCTGGAACAGTCACGATAAAGAGGCTGCTGCCCAAGGACATTGTAATCAGGCTGATACTCGTCATCGGTATTCTAATACTCCTCAAGGAGCTGGGCATCTTCAGAGCGGTGGGAAGGCTGCTCTGGAAGCCTGTCTCGCGCTTCTTCAGAAGGAAGGAAAGCCCCGAAGAGCTCGCCCTGGCTCTGGCAAGGGAGCGGGGCTGGGATGAAAAAGAGATAATTGAGATGCTCGAAAGGATGGGTGGTTGA
- a CDS encoding AAA family ATPase — protein MILKKIKAEIGKAIVGMDDVIELMTIAIISNGHVLLEGVPGIAKTTLSKNFAQTIGLKFSRIQMTPDILPADIIGHTFYDMRTGEFKIRKGPIFANVVLVDEINRASPKTQSALLEAMEERQVTIEGLPLKLPEPFIVLATMNPVEMEGVYELPTAQIDRFMMKIDLTYLPEESEKAMLRMKSLGQFSEANQVVLGSELARARREAMRVHVSEAAIDYIYAIVKETRLDERVILGASPRAGEHLLYTAKVKAYLEGRSYVIPDDVKWLAIPVISHRIIVKPEYEVDGIDGKTIVREVLERVEVPME, from the coding sequence ATGATACTCAAGAAGATTAAGGCCGAGATTGGAAAGGCAATAGTCGGAATGGACGATGTGATCGAGCTGATGACAATAGCCATTATATCCAACGGGCACGTGCTCCTGGAAGGAGTCCCGGGAATAGCGAAAACGACCCTGAGCAAGAACTTCGCACAGACCATTGGACTGAAGTTCTCGAGGATACAGATGACGCCAGACATACTCCCGGCAGACATAATCGGCCACACCTTTTACGACATGCGAACCGGGGAGTTCAAGATAAGAAAGGGCCCCATCTTTGCCAACGTCGTTCTCGTCGATGAGATAAACCGTGCCTCTCCAAAGACACAGTCAGCTCTCCTCGAGGCGATGGAGGAGCGACAGGTCACCATAGAGGGCCTCCCCCTCAAGCTCCCGGAGCCGTTCATAGTCCTCGCGACAATGAACCCTGTGGAAATGGAGGGCGTCTACGAGCTCCCTACCGCGCAGATTGACAGGTTTATGATGAAGATAGACCTCACTTACCTCCCCGAGGAGAGCGAGAAGGCAATGCTCAGGATGAAGAGCCTAGGGCAGTTCTCGGAAGCAAACCAGGTCGTCCTCGGGAGCGAGCTGGCCAGGGCCAGAAGAGAGGCCATGAGAGTCCACGTGAGTGAGGCAGCAATCGACTATATATACGCCATCGTCAAGGAGACGAGGCTCGACGAGAGGGTGATCCTTGGAGCCTCGCCGAGGGCTGGCGAGCATCTCCTCTACACCGCCAAGGTTAAGGCCTACCTAGAAGGGAGGAGCTACGTCATCCCGGATGACGTTAAATGGCTGGCTATTCCAGTCATCTCCCACAGGATCATCGTCAAGCCTGAGTACGAGGTGGACGGCATCGACGGAAAGACCATTGTAAGGGAAGTCCTCGAAAGGGTAGAGGTGCCAATGGAATGA
- a CDS encoding DUF58 domain-containing protein, whose amino-acid sequence MKRAEVLLSLAAVLSAAAYLMGNPAAALMAVGIMAHYALARLSFEPSVRIERTVPERGTEREPVKARIKVENLSGVTGVLRIRETSKSVFARELRTFLNPGDKKYLEQTIVPQAKGRIVIKAEATFEDERGLFKKDFPVIEHGEMTIFPSPRSIKEAMRERRQVEALAEVERALGIGAETLDFEELREFLPGDDITKIDWKATSRLNTLIVRVFRRESLADVYLLVNVDRKFRRELKSGKIDYLVLIIAQLSAYFRRFGHSVKVVAYDEAGIVRVIEHASDPLTLVSELDSGARKVYPR is encoded by the coding sequence ATGAAAAGGGCAGAAGTCTTGCTCTCCCTCGCGGCAGTCCTTTCGGCCGCCGCCTACCTGATGGGCAACCCAGCGGCGGCGCTGATGGCGGTCGGGATAATGGCCCACTACGCCCTGGCAAGGTTAAGCTTTGAGCCCAGTGTAAGGATCGAGAGAACCGTTCCGGAGAGAGGAACCGAGAGGGAGCCTGTAAAGGCCAGGATCAAAGTCGAGAATCTCTCCGGGGTTACGGGCGTACTGAGGATAAGGGAAACATCGAAGAGCGTCTTCGCTAGAGAACTCAGGACCTTCCTGAATCCCGGCGATAAGAAATATCTCGAGCAGACGATAGTTCCCCAGGCTAAGGGCAGGATAGTGATCAAAGCAGAGGCGACTTTCGAGGATGAGCGCGGGCTCTTTAAGAAGGACTTCCCTGTGATAGAACACGGAGAGATGACTATCTTCCCATCACCCAGAAGCATAAAAGAGGCCATGAGGGAGAGGCGCCAAGTCGAGGCCTTGGCCGAGGTCGAGAGGGCCCTTGGAATCGGGGCAGAGACCCTTGACTTCGAGGAGCTCAGGGAGTTCCTTCCAGGGGATGATATAACCAAAATCGACTGGAAGGCCACCTCAAGGCTCAACACGCTTATAGTCAGAGTCTTCAGGAGGGAAAGCCTCGCTGATGTTTACCTGCTCGTCAACGTCGACCGCAAGTTCCGCAGGGAGCTAAAGTCTGGCAAGATAGACTACCTCGTCCTTATCATAGCACAGCTTTCCGCCTACTTCAGGAGATTCGGCCACAGCGTGAAGGTTGTAGCCTATGACGAGGCGGGCATTGTCAGGGTAATAGAGCACGCAAGTGACCCGCTGACACTCGTCTCCGAGCTCGACTCAGGGGCGAGAAAGGTTTACCCCCGCTGA
- a CDS encoding DUF1616 domain-containing protein, whose amino-acid sequence MKLKNYWDLLTIIALSLILDLLIFYAPDSLLRKALGLAFVLFFPGYVFITALFPNRKELDNLERLALSFGLSIAIVPLIGLGLNYTPWGIRLIPILVSLTIFNIAFSIIAIYRRAKAFEPWIPWITLEDVKKELEWEESSKLDKALTVILIIAIITSIGTLGYVITHPKPGEAFTEFYILGPEGKAADYPTELRVGQEGRVIIGIVNHEHRNVTYYVQIWLVNLTWDSTTNTTIIYEMYPMPGWFNVTLPDVPVNIEGNWTPQFETNYTFSIDRPGQWQVWFLLFKDEPPELPPAPPDGNYAETDARNLILEAINGTVQSLKLNVKVIP is encoded by the coding sequence ATGAAGCTCAAGAACTACTGGGACCTGCTCACAATCATCGCCCTGTCGTTGATCCTCGACCTTCTGATTTTCTACGCACCGGACAGCCTTCTTAGAAAAGCCCTTGGATTAGCCTTTGTACTCTTCTTCCCGGGCTACGTCTTCATAACTGCCCTCTTTCCCAACAGGAAGGAGCTCGACAACCTCGAAAGGCTCGCCCTCAGCTTTGGCCTCAGCATAGCCATTGTTCCACTCATAGGCCTCGGCCTCAACTACACCCCCTGGGGTATAAGGCTCATCCCAATACTCGTCAGCCTGACGATTTTCAACATTGCTTTTTCAATCATCGCCATCTACCGCAGAGCAAAGGCCTTCGAGCCGTGGATTCCATGGATAACGCTCGAGGACGTGAAGAAAGAACTTGAATGGGAGGAGTCGAGCAAGCTCGACAAGGCCCTCACGGTGATCCTGATAATCGCCATCATAACATCCATTGGAACGCTGGGCTACGTCATAACCCACCCGAAGCCCGGCGAGGCCTTCACAGAGTTCTACATTCTCGGGCCAGAGGGCAAGGCCGCCGATTACCCAACCGAACTGAGGGTAGGCCAGGAAGGTAGGGTTATAATAGGCATAGTGAACCACGAGCACAGGAACGTAACATACTATGTCCAGATATGGCTCGTCAACCTGACGTGGGACAGCACGACCAACACGACGATAATATACGAGATGTACCCCATGCCGGGCTGGTTCAATGTCACCCTGCCAGACGTTCCCGTCAACATCGAGGGCAACTGGACGCCCCAGTTCGAGACCAACTACACCTTCAGCATAGACAGGCCGGGCCAGTGGCAGGTCTGGTTCCTCCTCTTCAAGGACGAACCGCCAGAGCTTCCGCCGGCACCGCCGGACGGGAACTACGCCGAAACCGATGCTAGAAACCTCATCCTTGAGGCGATAAACGGCACGGTGCAGAGCCTCAAGCTCAACGTGAAGGTAATCCCCTGA